The Chlorocebus sabaeus isolate Y175 chromosome 18, mChlSab1.0.hap1, whole genome shotgun sequence genome window below encodes:
- the ZBTB7C gene encoding zinc finger and BTB domain-containing protein 7C isoform X1 has protein sequence MKGWALAENMANDIDELIGIPFPNHSSEVLCSLNEQRHDGLLCDVLLVVQEQEYRTHRSVLAACSKYFKKLFTAGTLASQPYVYEIDFVQPEALAAILEFAYTSTLTITAGNVKHILNAARMLEIQCIVNVCLEIMEPGGDGGEEDDKEDDDDDEDDDDEEDEEEEEEEEEEDDDDDTEDFADQENLPDPQDISCHQSPSKTDHLTEKAYSDTPRDFPDSFQAGSPGHLGVIRDFSIESLLRENLYPKANIPDRRPSLSPFAPDFFPHLWPGDFGAFAQLPEQPMDSGPLDLVIKNRKIKEEEKDELPPPPPPPFPNDFFKDMFPDLPGGPLGPIKAENDYGAYLNFLSATHLGGLFPPWPLVEERKLKPKASQQCPICHKVIMGAGKLPRHMRTHTGEKPYMCTICEVRFTRQDKLKIHMRKHTGERPYLCIHCNAKFVHNYDLKNHMRIHTGVRPYQCEFCYKSFTRSDHLHRHIKRQSCRMARPRRGRKPAAWRAASLLFGPGGPAPDKAAFVMPPALGEVGGHLGGAAVCLPGPSPAKHFLAAPKGALSLQELERQFEETQMKLFGRAQLEAERNTGGLLAFALAENVAAARPYFPLPDPWAAGLAGLPGLTGLNHVASMSEANN, from the exons gGCTCTGGCTGAGAACATGGCCAATGACATTGACGAGCTCATTGGCATTCCCTTCCCCAACCACAGCAGTGAGGTCCTGTGCAGCCTCAATGAGCAGCGGCACGATGGCCTGCTGTGCGACGTGCTCCTGGTGGTGCAGGAGCAGGAGTATCGGACCCACCGCTCTGTCCTGGCTGCCTGCAGCAAGTACTTCAAGAAGCTCTTCACAGCTGGCACCCTAGCCAGCCAGCCCTATGTCTACGAGATCGACTTTGTCCAGCCTGAGGCTCTGGCCGCTATCCTGGAGTTCGCCTACACCTCCACACTCACCATCACTGCCGGCAACGTCAAGCATATCCTCAATGCAGCCAGGATGCTGGAGATCCAGTGCATTGTGAACGTGTGCCTGGAGATCATGGAGCCTGGGGGGGATGGAGGGGAGGAGGACGACAAGGAGGATGACGACGATGacgaagatgatgatgatgaggaggacgaagaggaggaggaggaggaggaagaggaggatgacGATGATGACACGGAGGACTTTGCTGACCAAGAAAACTTGCCTGACCCCCAGGACATCAGCTGCCACCAAAGCCCTTCCAAGACGGACCATCTCACAGAGAAGGCCTATTCAGACACCCCCAGGGACTTCCCTGACTCCTTTCAGGCTGGCAGTCCTGGCCATCTGGGGGTGATCCGGGACTTTTCCATCGAATCTCTGCTGAGGGAGAACCTGTACCCCAAGGCCAACATCCCCGACAGGAGACCCTCCTTGTCTCCATTCGCCCCGGACTTCTTCCCACACCTCTGGCCAGGGGACTTCGGTGCCTTTGCCCAGCTGCCTGAGCAGCCCATGGACAGTGGGCCACTGGATCTGGTCATCAAGAATCGGAAGatcaaggaggaggagaaggacgagctgcccccacccccaccgccacCCTTCCCTAATGACTTCTTCAAGGACATGTTCCCTGACCTGCCGGGGGGCCCTCTGGGACCCATCAAGGCAGAGAACGACTACGGTGCCTATCTCAACTTCCTGAGTGCCACCCACCTGGGAGGCCTCTTCCCACCCTGGCCCCTGGTGGAAGAGCGCAAGCTGAAGCCCAAGGCCTCTCAGCAGTGCCCCATCTGCCACAAAGTCATCATGGGGGCCGGGAAGCTGCCGCGGCACATGAGGACCCATACCGGGGAGAAGCCATACATGTGCACCATCTGCGAGGTCCGCTTCACCAG GCAGGACAAGCTGAAAATCCACATGCGGAAGCACACGGGGGAGCGGCCCTACCTGTGCATCCACTGCAACGCCAAGTTTGTGCACAACTACGACCTCAAGAACCACATGCGCATCCACACGGGAGTGCGGCCCTACCAGTGCGAGTTCTGCTACAAGAGCTTCACGCGCTCCGACCACCTCCACCGCCACATCAAGCGCCAGAGCTGCCGCATGGCGCGGCCCCGACGCGGCCGCAAGCCCGCTGCGTGGAGGGCCGCCAGCCTGCTCTTCGGGCCGGGTGGCCCGGCCCCCGACAAGGCGGCCTTCGTGATGCCTCCGGCTCTGGGCGAAGTGGGCGGCCACCTGGGCGGCGCAGCCGTGTGCCTCCCGGGCCCCAGCCCCGCCAAGCACTTCCTGGCAGCGCCCAAGGGCGCCCTGAGCCTGCAGGAGCTGGAGCGGCAGTTCGAGGAGACGCAGATGAAGCTGTTTGGGCGCGCGCAGCTGGAGGCTGAGAGGAACACGGGGGGCCTCCTGGCCTTCGCACTGGCCGAGAACGTGGCGGCGGCGCGGCCCTACTTCCCGCTGCCCGACCCGTGGGCCGCGGGCCTGGCCGGCCTCCCTGGGCTCACCGGCCTCAACCACGTGGCCTCCATGTCCGAAGCCAACAACTAG
- the ZBTB7C gene encoding zinc finger and BTB domain-containing protein 7C isoform X2 — MTRALAENMANDIDELIGIPFPNHSSEVLCSLNEQRHDGLLCDVLLVVQEQEYRTHRSVLAACSKYFKKLFTAGTLASQPYVYEIDFVQPEALAAILEFAYTSTLTITAGNVKHILNAARMLEIQCIVNVCLEIMEPGGDGGEEDDKEDDDDDEDDDDEEDEEEEEEEEEEDDDDDTEDFADQENLPDPQDISCHQSPSKTDHLTEKAYSDTPRDFPDSFQAGSPGHLGVIRDFSIESLLRENLYPKANIPDRRPSLSPFAPDFFPHLWPGDFGAFAQLPEQPMDSGPLDLVIKNRKIKEEEKDELPPPPPPPFPNDFFKDMFPDLPGGPLGPIKAENDYGAYLNFLSATHLGGLFPPWPLVEERKLKPKASQQCPICHKVIMGAGKLPRHMRTHTGEKPYMCTICEVRFTRQDKLKIHMRKHTGERPYLCIHCNAKFVHNYDLKNHMRIHTGVRPYQCEFCYKSFTRSDHLHRHIKRQSCRMARPRRGRKPAAWRAASLLFGPGGPAPDKAAFVMPPALGEVGGHLGGAAVCLPGPSPAKHFLAAPKGALSLQELERQFEETQMKLFGRAQLEAERNTGGLLAFALAENVAAARPYFPLPDPWAAGLAGLPGLTGLNHVASMSEANN; from the exons gGCTCTGGCTGAGAACATGGCCAATGACATTGACGAGCTCATTGGCATTCCCTTCCCCAACCACAGCAGTGAGGTCCTGTGCAGCCTCAATGAGCAGCGGCACGATGGCCTGCTGTGCGACGTGCTCCTGGTGGTGCAGGAGCAGGAGTATCGGACCCACCGCTCTGTCCTGGCTGCCTGCAGCAAGTACTTCAAGAAGCTCTTCACAGCTGGCACCCTAGCCAGCCAGCCCTATGTCTACGAGATCGACTTTGTCCAGCCTGAGGCTCTGGCCGCTATCCTGGAGTTCGCCTACACCTCCACACTCACCATCACTGCCGGCAACGTCAAGCATATCCTCAATGCAGCCAGGATGCTGGAGATCCAGTGCATTGTGAACGTGTGCCTGGAGATCATGGAGCCTGGGGGGGATGGAGGGGAGGAGGACGACAAGGAGGATGACGACGATGacgaagatgatgatgatgaggaggacgaagaggaggaggaggaggaggaagaggaggatgacGATGATGACACGGAGGACTTTGCTGACCAAGAAAACTTGCCTGACCCCCAGGACATCAGCTGCCACCAAAGCCCTTCCAAGACGGACCATCTCACAGAGAAGGCCTATTCAGACACCCCCAGGGACTTCCCTGACTCCTTTCAGGCTGGCAGTCCTGGCCATCTGGGGGTGATCCGGGACTTTTCCATCGAATCTCTGCTGAGGGAGAACCTGTACCCCAAGGCCAACATCCCCGACAGGAGACCCTCCTTGTCTCCATTCGCCCCGGACTTCTTCCCACACCTCTGGCCAGGGGACTTCGGTGCCTTTGCCCAGCTGCCTGAGCAGCCCATGGACAGTGGGCCACTGGATCTGGTCATCAAGAATCGGAAGatcaaggaggaggagaaggacgagctgcccccacccccaccgccacCCTTCCCTAATGACTTCTTCAAGGACATGTTCCCTGACCTGCCGGGGGGCCCTCTGGGACCCATCAAGGCAGAGAACGACTACGGTGCCTATCTCAACTTCCTGAGTGCCACCCACCTGGGAGGCCTCTTCCCACCCTGGCCCCTGGTGGAAGAGCGCAAGCTGAAGCCCAAGGCCTCTCAGCAGTGCCCCATCTGCCACAAAGTCATCATGGGGGCCGGGAAGCTGCCGCGGCACATGAGGACCCATACCGGGGAGAAGCCATACATGTGCACCATCTGCGAGGTCCGCTTCACCAG GCAGGACAAGCTGAAAATCCACATGCGGAAGCACACGGGGGAGCGGCCCTACCTGTGCATCCACTGCAACGCCAAGTTTGTGCACAACTACGACCTCAAGAACCACATGCGCATCCACACGGGAGTGCGGCCCTACCAGTGCGAGTTCTGCTACAAGAGCTTCACGCGCTCCGACCACCTCCACCGCCACATCAAGCGCCAGAGCTGCCGCATGGCGCGGCCCCGACGCGGCCGCAAGCCCGCTGCGTGGAGGGCCGCCAGCCTGCTCTTCGGGCCGGGTGGCCCGGCCCCCGACAAGGCGGCCTTCGTGATGCCTCCGGCTCTGGGCGAAGTGGGCGGCCACCTGGGCGGCGCAGCCGTGTGCCTCCCGGGCCCCAGCCCCGCCAAGCACTTCCTGGCAGCGCCCAAGGGCGCCCTGAGCCTGCAGGAGCTGGAGCGGCAGTTCGAGGAGACGCAGATGAAGCTGTTTGGGCGCGCGCAGCTGGAGGCTGAGAGGAACACGGGGGGCCTCCTGGCCTTCGCACTGGCCGAGAACGTGGCGGCGGCGCGGCCCTACTTCCCGCTGCCCGACCCGTGGGCCGCGGGCCTGGCCGGCCTCCCTGGGCTCACCGGCCTCAACCACGTGGCCTCCATGTCCGAAGCCAACAACTAG
- the ZBTB7C gene encoding zinc finger and BTB domain-containing protein 7C isoform X3 codes for MANDIDELIGIPFPNHSSEVLCSLNEQRHDGLLCDVLLVVQEQEYRTHRSVLAACSKYFKKLFTAGTLASQPYVYEIDFVQPEALAAILEFAYTSTLTITAGNVKHILNAARMLEIQCIVNVCLEIMEPGGDGGEEDDKEDDDDDEDDDDEEDEEEEEEEEEEDDDDDTEDFADQENLPDPQDISCHQSPSKTDHLTEKAYSDTPRDFPDSFQAGSPGHLGVIRDFSIESLLRENLYPKANIPDRRPSLSPFAPDFFPHLWPGDFGAFAQLPEQPMDSGPLDLVIKNRKIKEEEKDELPPPPPPPFPNDFFKDMFPDLPGGPLGPIKAENDYGAYLNFLSATHLGGLFPPWPLVEERKLKPKASQQCPICHKVIMGAGKLPRHMRTHTGEKPYMCTICEVRFTRQDKLKIHMRKHTGERPYLCIHCNAKFVHNYDLKNHMRIHTGVRPYQCEFCYKSFTRSDHLHRHIKRQSCRMARPRRGRKPAAWRAASLLFGPGGPAPDKAAFVMPPALGEVGGHLGGAAVCLPGPSPAKHFLAAPKGALSLQELERQFEETQMKLFGRAQLEAERNTGGLLAFALAENVAAARPYFPLPDPWAAGLAGLPGLTGLNHVASMSEANN; via the exons ATGGCCAATGACATTGACGAGCTCATTGGCATTCCCTTCCCCAACCACAGCAGTGAGGTCCTGTGCAGCCTCAATGAGCAGCGGCACGATGGCCTGCTGTGCGACGTGCTCCTGGTGGTGCAGGAGCAGGAGTATCGGACCCACCGCTCTGTCCTGGCTGCCTGCAGCAAGTACTTCAAGAAGCTCTTCACAGCTGGCACCCTAGCCAGCCAGCCCTATGTCTACGAGATCGACTTTGTCCAGCCTGAGGCTCTGGCCGCTATCCTGGAGTTCGCCTACACCTCCACACTCACCATCACTGCCGGCAACGTCAAGCATATCCTCAATGCAGCCAGGATGCTGGAGATCCAGTGCATTGTGAACGTGTGCCTGGAGATCATGGAGCCTGGGGGGGATGGAGGGGAGGAGGACGACAAGGAGGATGACGACGATGacgaagatgatgatgatgaggaggacgaagaggaggaggaggaggaggaagaggaggatgacGATGATGACACGGAGGACTTTGCTGACCAAGAAAACTTGCCTGACCCCCAGGACATCAGCTGCCACCAAAGCCCTTCCAAGACGGACCATCTCACAGAGAAGGCCTATTCAGACACCCCCAGGGACTTCCCTGACTCCTTTCAGGCTGGCAGTCCTGGCCATCTGGGGGTGATCCGGGACTTTTCCATCGAATCTCTGCTGAGGGAGAACCTGTACCCCAAGGCCAACATCCCCGACAGGAGACCCTCCTTGTCTCCATTCGCCCCGGACTTCTTCCCACACCTCTGGCCAGGGGACTTCGGTGCCTTTGCCCAGCTGCCTGAGCAGCCCATGGACAGTGGGCCACTGGATCTGGTCATCAAGAATCGGAAGatcaaggaggaggagaaggacgagctgcccccacccccaccgccacCCTTCCCTAATGACTTCTTCAAGGACATGTTCCCTGACCTGCCGGGGGGCCCTCTGGGACCCATCAAGGCAGAGAACGACTACGGTGCCTATCTCAACTTCCTGAGTGCCACCCACCTGGGAGGCCTCTTCCCACCCTGGCCCCTGGTGGAAGAGCGCAAGCTGAAGCCCAAGGCCTCTCAGCAGTGCCCCATCTGCCACAAAGTCATCATGGGGGCCGGGAAGCTGCCGCGGCACATGAGGACCCATACCGGGGAGAAGCCATACATGTGCACCATCTGCGAGGTCCGCTTCACCAG GCAGGACAAGCTGAAAATCCACATGCGGAAGCACACGGGGGAGCGGCCCTACCTGTGCATCCACTGCAACGCCAAGTTTGTGCACAACTACGACCTCAAGAACCACATGCGCATCCACACGGGAGTGCGGCCCTACCAGTGCGAGTTCTGCTACAAGAGCTTCACGCGCTCCGACCACCTCCACCGCCACATCAAGCGCCAGAGCTGCCGCATGGCGCGGCCCCGACGCGGCCGCAAGCCCGCTGCGTGGAGGGCCGCCAGCCTGCTCTTCGGGCCGGGTGGCCCGGCCCCCGACAAGGCGGCCTTCGTGATGCCTCCGGCTCTGGGCGAAGTGGGCGGCCACCTGGGCGGCGCAGCCGTGTGCCTCCCGGGCCCCAGCCCCGCCAAGCACTTCCTGGCAGCGCCCAAGGGCGCCCTGAGCCTGCAGGAGCTGGAGCGGCAGTTCGAGGAGACGCAGATGAAGCTGTTTGGGCGCGCGCAGCTGGAGGCTGAGAGGAACACGGGGGGCCTCCTGGCCTTCGCACTGGCCGAGAACGTGGCGGCGGCGCGGCCCTACTTCCCGCTGCCCGACCCGTGGGCCGCGGGCCTGGCCGGCCTCCCTGGGCTCACCGGCCTCAACCACGTGGCCTCCATGTCCGAAGCCAACAACTAG